The genome window GGGAGTCGGAGCCCGTCGCGATTTCTCGACAGACCCCGCGACACGGTCAGATTGGTCGGCCGTAGGTCAGCCGTCGCCAGATCCACTCCACTGGTCCGAAACGATAGCGGGAGAGCCACCAGGCGCTCAACGGGAGCTGGACGACGATGATGGCCGCGGCAATCTCCATCGCACGCGCGGTGCCGATCCGCCACCAGAGCCCATATCCGAAGCCGCGCGACAGCACCACGCAGATGACCGAATGCATCAGGTAGTTGGTCAGTGCCATCCGCCCGAGCGGAGCGAAGATCGTGATGAACCGTACGCCAGCGGTCACCAGCAGCGCGACGGAGGTGGCATAGCCGATCGCCAGCAGCGGGACACCAACCGCCGAGGCGACCACACTGATGAGGCCGCCAGGCGATGGTGGCAGGTTACCCCATCGCGCGTCCGCCCAGGTCGCCACGAGGTTTGCGCTCAGCCCCACCGCCCAGCCGATCCCGCACCAGCGCAGCAACAAGGCCCGGTAGTTCGCGGGAGCCAGCGCTATGCCCGCACGGACACTCCAGAGTCCGAGCACGAACATTCCGAGCACCTTGGGAAAGCGCACCGTAACGAAAAGGTCGCCCCAGCGGAGCAGCACGTTGATCAGATTTCCGACGAATGCCTCTTTCACACCGCCGGTGCCCATCGCCGCGATCTTCGCCAGGAGATCCGCCGGCAACCCCGCCGCAGGCCCTGCGGGAGGTCCGGAAGGCACCGGCAACCCGAGAGCGAGCCATATCCCAAGCGCAACCAGGTACAGCACCGTTGGCGTCGTGAGCAGACCGACCGTCCAGCGCAGCAGCGTGCGCTGCGACCGCCTCGCGAACCACGGCAGCGTGAAGCCGAGGAGCGCGTAGAGCATCAGGATGTCCCCGGACCAGATCAGGAAGGCGTGGATCGCCCCGATGCCAAGAAGAATGCGCAGCCGTCGCCGGAATCGCGGCAGCGCCGCATCGCCGCCGCGAGAGAGCTGCACGCCAAAGCCGATGCCGAAGAGCAACGAGAAGACCGAGTAGAACTTGCCATCGACGAAAGTGTGTTCCAGGAACGCGACGACCGCATCGGCTGCCGCAGTCGGGAATGCAGCACGTTGATCGGCGGAGAGGAAGATGATGCCGAAGAAGACCAGTACATTGGCGAGGAGAATGCCCGCGACCGCCAGGCCACGGAGGACATCGAGTGCCTGAATCCGTTCACGGGTCGGGAGCGCTCCAGCGATCGATTCGCTCACTCGCCGATCAACCCCATGTGCGTCCCCGACGGATCAGTGAAGTAGCCGAAGCACGCCATCCCGGGAACCGCCATGGCGTCGGCACTCCGCTTTCCCCCTGCGCCATCGATGGCATCGAGCGTCGCACGGACATCCTGCACGTAGATGTACGCCACTGCCGGAAGCGACGGTGTATGCGACTGGAAGACACCGCCGATCCCGGCACCCGGATCAAAGGCGAGGAACTGCGGCATCGTAACCGCGCTGCCCCAGCCATACAGATCGCCGAAGAACTTCGCCGTCACCGCCTGATCGGCACCAAACATCTCCAGACTGCAGATCGACCCGATGACGGGCTTGGGATTCGGGCCGAAGGGCATCGGGATGCGGGGGACGGCCCCGGGAGTCATCGTGTCGGTGACGCCGTAGATCGTCCCCGAAGGATCCCGGTATCGCGCGAGCATGCCCACCATCGGTACGCTCCACGGCTCCCGCTCGATGCTTCCTCCGGCAGCGACTGCGGCCGCTAGCCCCGCCTTCACGTCGACCACACCGATATACGGCACCAGCCCGGGAAAGCCTGCTGGAATGTTGCCGCGGAGCGCGATCGTTGGCCCGCCAGGCGGGACAATCGCCGTCAACTCGGCCGACAGTGGCTGCGCCTGCCAGCCGAAGAGCCGGCTGTAGAACGCGGTCGACGCCGCCAGCTCGTTGGCGGAAATCACGACCAGAAGAACCGGGTGCTTCCCGCTTCCGACTGGCACCGCTGGCATCTCGACTCCCATGTTGCATACTCCTGAAGGCAGTTCGGAAGGTCAGGCAATCTCGCGCTTCGGCTTGCGGCTCAGAACCCCGGCGGTCACCAGGGTGAGGATCAATCCTACCGGCAGCGGCTCGAGCAACGTGTAGGCGACATTCACCAGCGGATTGCGGTAGCTCTCCTGGAACTCCGCCATCTTCTTCATCTCGGCCGCGATCCCGGCCTCCGACTTGCCCGCGGCCCTCGCCTGCTCGACCTGGTACGCGGCGTACTTCTCCATGAAATCGGGCGCCATCTTGTAGTAGATGACCTCCCAGCTCGCCACGTAGCAGACGCTTGCAAGCGCCATGATGAGGAACCCGACCTTGAAGGCCCGGCCGAAACTGATACTCCCCCCAGCCACATTGTCACGGTACGAGCGCACCCCGAAGTAGATCATGAGAAAAGCCAGCACCATCGTCGTGTAACCGATGATGGCGCCCTTGTCGTATCCGATCTCGTCGTGGAAGGAGAAGGTGATGAACATCATCACCGAGAGGATGGCGCCGGCAATGAGCCCGAAGGTCAGCACAATCTTCCGCATGGCAGTCCCGATTGGTTGAAGGTCGCCGATTCTACCACTCGGCGCGGTCCCCGCGCGTCACCCGAATGGATGATTTCGGCGATTCAGCCCCGAAATCATCCGAAAGTGTCAGGTCAGGGAATCAACCGGAGCGCTTTGCCGAGCTGCACGGCCTGGGTCCGGCGCCGCGCCCCGAGCTTGGCAAAGACCCGGCTCGAATGCGTCTTGACGGTGTTCTCGCTGACGTGCGCGCGCTCGGCGATGTCGCGATTGCTCATCCCGGCGGCGATCAGCTCGAGTATTTCGAGTTCGCGGGGGGTCAGGCCGAGGGAATCGACCTTCGCCACGTCCCGGACGAAATTCACTGGCGCCGGCACCATCACTTCGCGGACCACCACCGTTTCCCGGGGCCGCGTCAGTTTGAGTCCGAGCCAGATTCCGAGGGCGGCGAAGACCGCCGCGACGAGCCCGCCGTAGATCTCCACTGAATGTTCCACGACCAGCCAGCGGTACTCGATGAGCTTGAGACCAGCGATGAGCACGCCGCCGAGGAGCCCGTAGAGGAGGACGTGTCGGCGCATCGTCAGCGCTGCCGCGCCACGGCCTTCTCGATGTACGAAAGGGCGTCGGGGGTCTTGCAGCCGGTCTCGCCGTGGTCCACTTCAACCACGCCAATTCGCCTGGCGGCGGCGACTACATCCTTGCGCAGCGCGGGTCGGTAGACCCCGATGCTGATGAGCGAGCCGTTCATTGCCCGGCGCGACCAGTTCGGCGAGCGGTGGATCTCTTTCTCGATGGTTGCCAGTACCTTGGCCGCGTCGGCGTCCGAAATCGTGTCGGGATCGTCCTTGAGGAGCGCGCCGAAGATCTGGTAGCCGATTTCGCGCTCCGCGTCGTCCTTCGACTTCATCCAGCTGCGCATCGTCGCGAGGGCGATCGGGCTGCGCGCCAGCAGTCCGGAAAGGTATCCGCCGAGGAAACGCGCCGGCCCTTCCGTGATGAACCGCTCAGCATCCGCCGCCGTGACCCTGGCTGGATCGGCGATCTGCAGCGCCAGGATACGTGCCTCGCAATTCCCGGTCTGCCAGAGCTCCATAGCGAGGGCGTGATCGACCTTGATCTTCTTCTGGAGCTTGCCGATCTCGGAGGTGAGCGTCCCGAAGACGTTGGCACTGGCGCCGTGCCGCCGGTAGATCGCGGCGGTCTGGGGCTTTCCGAGCTTCTTGAGTGTGGCGAGAATTTCCTTGGCCGTCATGCATCACTCCTGGGACGGGTCCTGACGGAAGCATAACGCGCTTCGCGCGCCGGTCGCCAAGGCCGGGCCGACCTCACTCCCCTCCAAGCCGTGCCACAATCGCCGCCACGTGCAGCGCAGTCGTGTCGAGCACCGGCAAACCGGCGATCGTGGCGCCCGGCAGCAACAATGGCAGTTCGGTGCCACCGAGAATCACCCCGTCGGCGCCCGCGGCGTCACGAAGTCGCAAGACCAGCGCCTCGACTTCGCCTCGCGTCGACTCCCGGAACTCCCCGTTCAGCAATTCGCCGACGTAGCGCGCGTGCACCCATTCCTGGTCGGCCTCGTCGGGGCGGATCACGGTCATTCCGCGTCGCGCAAAGACCGTGGGAAAGAATGAGGCCGCCATGGTGAAGCGGGTGCCGAGCAGGAGGAGGCGACGCAGCCCCTGAAGTTCTGCCGCATCGGCGCAGACTTCGACGATGCTCACCAGTGGCACCGGCGAGAGCCGGACGAGATCGTCGAACACGATGTGGGGGGTGTTGGCGGTGATAGCGATGAAATCCGCACCCGCCGCGGCAAGGCGCGTCAGCGAAGCATGGAGATAGGCAATCAGTTCGCCCCGGTCGCCCGCGACCAGACGAAGCCCGAGTTGGACATCGAGACTGTCGATGAGGATCGCCGGGGCCGAATCCGGAGCCTCGCGTTGCCAAAGGCCAAGAATCCGGCGGTAGTAATCGATCGTGGATTCCGGGCCGAGGCCGCCTACGAGTCCCACCCTCCTCATGCGCCCTCGCGAGACGATTGCTAGCCCGGCACCGGCGGAGCGACAAACCGCTTCGACCGCTGCTGGTATGAATGCGCCAGGGCGAGCAACTGTGCGTCGCTGCCGGGCAGGCCCACAAACGAGAGATTCCCTGCCGGCATCCCGTCGACGCCAAGCCCGGTCGGCACCGAGACTTCGGGGAGACCAAGCCAGTTGCCATAGCCGAGCGTGGTGCGGATATCCGGCCATGGGTCTACCGCGCGGGGAGCCGGGAATGGCATGGTCGGGTAGATCATCGCGTCGAGATGCTGCGTGCGGAATGTCTCGGCGAGTTGTGCCACGACCGTGGCGCGCGACCTCGCAAACGACACGCTCGCCGGATCGTGTTCGTATGGTTGCACGATCAGTTTCGACATCTCCTCCCACTCTTTCGGGAGAACGTCGTAGAAAGCACGGAAGGCGGCCAGCCCGCGCGCCACATCGTCACGGGGCTGGCCACCGTGCCTGCCGAAATACCGGAACAGCGCGTTGGCGGTCGCCGCCGGCGAATTGTGGTTGATCGCCACGTCACCGCGCGCCTTGGCCGCTTCAGCGAAAAGCGAGCGCACGTTGACACGGGTGACTGCAGGGGCGCACGCCTCCACCACGGCGCCGCCCGCGACCAGATCGGCCACCGCACGATCGAAGACGGCGAGTGACTCCGCGCTCATCTGCGCACGCGGGACGTGCACATCCACCAGGCCGAGTCGCGCACCGGCAAGGGCGTCATCACGGAGCGCCGCGAGAGCGCCGCGCCGATAGCGTGCCGTGAGCGCCAGGCCATCGGAAGCATCGGGGCCGGCGATTGCGTCGAGCAGGAGCGCCGCATCGGCCACGTTGCGGGCGAGCGGGCCGTGCGTGTCGAGGTACGGCCAGGTGGGGATCACCCCGGTGCGCGGCACCAGGCCGAAGGTCGGCTTCATGCCGACGACCCCGCAGAACTGTGCCGGAATCCGGTTGGATCCACCGTCGTCGGTGCCGAGGGCCGCGAATGCGATCCCGCATGCCACGGAGACCGCTGACCCGGCACTCGACCCGCCAGGCGTCTTGATGCCGGCCGGATCGTAGGGATTGCGCACCTGCCCGGTGAGCGAGCTCGTGCCATTGCCGTGATAGGCAAAATCGTCGGCGGCCGTCTTGCCAAGCACGACAGCGCCGGCGGCTCGCATGCGCTGCACCTCGAGTGCGTCGCGATGCACCGGCGTCGGAAACAACTGTGCCCACTCTCGGCTCGATCCGGTCGTGGGGAGCCCCTGCATGTCGTAAATCGCTTTCGCGAAGAGCGGCACCCCATCGAGCGGACCGCGGAGAGCCCCGCGACGCGCCCGCGCATCGGAGGCACGCGCCTCGTCGAGCGCGGTGGTCGAGAACAGGTCGATAGCGTGAAGCGTGGCGTTGAGCGCGTTGCCCCGATCGAGCGCGAGCTGCGTCACCTCGGCGGCGGTCCACGCCCCGCGCGCACGCCCGGCCTGGTATTCCACGATGGTACCGGAGAGCGGATCGACACCGGGCTCGGGCCAGCGGAGCAGCGGCAAGGCGAAGAGCGCGCTCAATTCGAGCAGCGCTTCGCGTCGGGAAATGGTCACGATCGGCTCAGCGCGGGGCCATTCTGCGATCCGTCACATCATCAAGCTCGGCCAGGGACCGCGCTTCGTCGAAGCGGATTCTTCCCTGCTCGAACTTCTTGACCAGCTCGATCTTGTTCACCGACTTGAGATACGCCTCCATCGGCTCGACATCGCCGCTCTGCACCAGCTCGAAGAGCGCGTCGTTGAGGAGTTTCATGCCCAGCTGCCCGCCGGTCTGCATCGCGGACATGATCTGATGGGTCTTCCCTTCGCGAATCAGGTTTGCAACAGCGTTGTTCACCATCAGGATTTCCAGCGCCGCGACCCGTCCCTTCAGCTTGCGCTTGCAGAGCGTCATCGCGATCACGCCCTTGAGCGACGAGGCCAGCATCATCCGGATCTGCCCCTGCCGATCGGCGGGGAACTGGTCGATGATCCGATCGATGGTCGAGATGGCGGTCGAGGTGTGCAGCGTCGCGAACACCATGTGCCCGGTCTCGGCCGTCTCGAGCGCGATCTCGATCGTCTCGAGATCGCGCATCTCGCCGACCAGCACCACATCGGGATCCTCACGCAAGGCGGCGCGGAGCGCTCGCTTGAAAGAGCCGGTGTGACGGTGCACTTCACGCTGATTGATGAGGCAGCCCTTCTGGGAATGCACGAACTCGATCGGATCCTCGATCGTGATGATATGATCGGCGCGAACCGTGTTCACGTAGTCGATCATCGCGGCGAGGGTGGTCGACTTGCCGCTGCCGGTCGGGCCGGTCACGAGGATCATCCCTTTCGGGAGTCGGCAGAGATCGGTGACCACCTTGGGCAGCCCCAGCTGGGTCGCGGTCAGCACCTCGGTCGGAATGACCCGGAACACCGCCGCGGGCCCATTCTGATCGACGAAATAGTTGGCGCGGAATCGGGCGAGGCCGGGCACGGCGTAGGCAAAGTCGGTGTCCCACTCTTCCTCGAACTGCTGCCGGTTTCGCTCCGGGGCGATCTCGGCGAGAATCTCGAGCATCCGTTCGGGGGTGGTGGGCTCCCCCCCCTCGACCGGAAGAATCCCGCCATCGACCCGGAACATCGGCCGGAGTGTCGAACTGAGGTGCAGGTCCGACGCACCGGCATCCACCATCTTCTGGAAGAGGGAGTCGAGCCAGGCCATGGGTATGTCCGGGGGTGGGAGGCGGGATCCATCGAAAGATGGAAGAAGTATGCGCGGGGCCCCGGGCCCCTGCCACCCCCCGGGCCGATTAGCGCTCCTCCGGCCGCGGCGTGCGCTTCATCTCCGCCATCACCCGCTTCAATTCAGCCTCACGCTCCATGATCTCGAGTTCGGCCCGCTTCGCCTCGTAGACGGTGGTGGTGCCGCTCTTGAAGCGTTCCTGCATCAGCGTATTCCGCGACGTGGCCAGGTCGAGTAGTTGCTTCGCACGCGCCAGGTCGACTTCCATCTGCACTTGCTGCAGTCGGCGGCTCACCTCGACCGGCTCGAGACGCTCAGTCAGGAACTGCTCGCGCAGCTTCGACTTCATCGCCAGCAGCCGCAGCTCACGCTCCCGTTCCGCCACTTGCAGTTCGGCCTCGCGCAGCGAACCGACGAGTTCCGTCCCGGCCTTCACATTGCGTTCGACCGCCACCTCGTCGGCTTCCGCGCTCTTCAGTCGCTCCTCGACCAGTGCGGCAGAGGCGAGCAACCGTTCCTTCACGAAATCACGCTGCCCCACGAGCGGCGCCCAGAGTTCGTTGCGGGGATTCGCACGGGAGGCGCGCACCTCGGCGAGATCGAGGTTGCGCTGCAGCAAGGCGATTTCGCTCTCGCGCTGCGCGAGCGTCGCCTCACGAACCGTCTGCTCCGACGCCGCACCAACGGCACGAGCACTCCGGACTCGCTCGAGTTCACGTTTCGCGAGCTCGAGTCGATATGCAATCAGTTCGCGCTCGACCTCGATCGTGCGGGAGACCTCCACCGCCTCCTTCGACTCGCGCACCTGTGCCGATGCGAATTGCGCGCCGATCCCGAAGGCGATTCCCACCGCGATCATCGCGGCAACCCGGAATCGCTCGCGCCAGCGCGGCCGCAGGACGACTACCCCGGAAGTGGCTCCGTCGCGGCGATAGGCGCGAAGCAGTTCCTGCTCCAGTTCGCCGACGAATTCCGGTGTCGGCGTGTGACGATCTTCCGTGGCGCTCATGGCAGCCCTCCTTCGGTGGATGGCACAATGTGGGTGAGTTCGAGACGCAACCGTTCGCGGGCTCGGCGCAGTCGACCCTCGACCGCACGTTCGGTTATTCCCATGACTTCGGCGAGCCGCGCGACGCGCAAGTGCTCGAAGTGAAATGCTTCCAGCAACTGGGCTTCTGCGAGAGGAATCCGCGCCAGCGCATCTGTCACGGCGGTCGCGATCTCGCGGGTGTCATCGGTGGCGTCGCGTTCGAGTGCCGCGAGGATCACGTCGGGAGCCACTGCATCGAAATCGACCGGCGCCCGGCGGCGGAGATGGTTGAGCAGCAGGTTCCGCGAAACGGTGGTCAGCCATGCGAGCGGCACCTCAGGCATCCCCGTGCGTCGCCATTCGCGCACCGCGCGCAGCCAGGCCTCCTGGGTGATGTCCTCGGCCAGCTGACGCTCGCCACCGCAGCGACGGGAGACAAAGCCGTAGAGCGCCACCACCGTCTCACGGTAGACGGCACTGATCTGGGCTTCGGTCGGTGGCTGCAGCATCGGCATCCAGGTGGAGGTCACTAACCATGACACTCGGGACCCCAAAAACCCACGCGGGAGGGGCACTCTTGACAGGTGACCATTTGGTCACGTATTCTCTGTCATGACATCGGACGATCGGGTCTTCAAGGCACTCGCCGATCCCTCGCGACGCATTCTCCTCGACCGGCTCTTCACCCGGGACGGACGAACGCTGACCGAGCTCGAGGCGGAACTCGAGATGACCCGCTTCGGTGTCATGAAGCACCTCCGCGTCCTCGAGGATGCGGGACTGGTCGTGACGCAGCGGGTCGGCCGCGAGAAGCAGCACTTTCTCAATCCGGTCCCGATCCGGCTCATCCACGACCGCTGGATCGACAAATTCACCGAGCGTCGAGTGTCGGCGCTCACCGAGCTCAAGCGCCAACTCGAGGAGTAGACGACATGACGGGCAGTACCGCAGCGGAGACGACCCAGATCTATCGCATCTTCATCAAGGCCACGCCGCAGGCGATCTGGGATGCGATCACGAACCCCGAATTCACCCAGAAGTGGGGCTACGGCCTGCACGAGGAGTACGACCTCCGCCCCGGCGGTCAGTACCGCGGCATGGCCAGCGAAGGGATGAAGGCGATGGGAATGTCTGGCGTTATTGTCGATGGCGAGGTGATCTCGGCCGACCCGCCGCACAAGCTGGTGGTGACCTGGCGGATGGCGATCAACCCCGAAATGGCGAGCGAGGGCTTCACCAAACTCACCTACGAGATTGTCGCCGGGCGCGAAGGCGTGAGTCGCCTCAGCGTGATCCACGACGTCTCCGGTCGCCCCGGCCACGGCGCCATGATTGCCGGCGATCAGCAGGGCCCTGGCGCAGGTGGTGGCTGGCTCTGGATCCTCAGCGACCTCAAGTCATTGCTGGAGCGCGGCACCGCAATGGCTCAGTAGCAAAGAGGGGCCATCGACCTACTCCCCGCGCAGCGCCTGCGCCGGATCCGCCTGCGACGCACGCCGCACGGGGAGGAGGGTCGCGACCACCGCCGTGAGTACGATCCCCAGCGTGGCCGCTCCGAAGGTGAACGGGTCGAGCGGTGCGACCCCGTAGAGCATCGAGGCCAGCATCCGGACGGCGACCAGCGCACCGGGAATGCCGATCAACAGGCCGAGGCCGATCAGCCGCAGCCCGCGCTGAGCAATCAGACTGCGAAGCTGCCGTGCGCGCGCACCAAGCGCGGCCCTGATCGCCAGTTCCCGCCGTTGCTCACCCACCTCGTGCGAAAGCACCGCGTATAGGCCCAGTGCGGCGAGCAGCACGGCCAGCAGCGAAAAGGCCGTGAGGATGAGCATCGCGAATCGCTGCCCGGCAATGGAGGCCGCGACCGCCTCATCCATCGTGCGAACGTCGATCAGCGGTTGTTCGGCGTCCGCACCGCGCACCGCACTCCGGATCGCGGGAACCAGCGACCCGGGGTCAGCCTTTGTCCGGACCACCAATGCGCCCCCCGATGCCGGGCCCTGAGCGTAGGGGAGATAGAGCTCCGGGATCGGAGCCGACACGAGTGCGTCGTGACTGACATCGCCCACGACCCCGACCACCTGCACTGCAACGCCATCACCACCAGCAAAGCGGATCCGTTGCCCAACCGCGCGCTCGCCAGGCCAGAATTGCCGGGCCATCGCGCGATTGATCATCACAACCTGCGGTGCCCTGGGGTCATCCGTCGCTGCAAAGCTGCGGCCATCGATCACCGGGATCCCAAGCGTCGCGAAGTACGCCGTGCTCACCACGCGCGCGCCGACCGATGGTGCCTGTTCTGGCGGTTGCGGATGCGCCACAATCTGGATGACCGACATCCCGTACGCCGGATCGAGCGGCAATCGGCTCGAGAAGGCGACCGATGTCACGCCAGGTACGGCACCGAGTTGCGCCTCGATTCGACCGAGATACTCGGCCTGCTTCTCGGGGGTCGGGTAGCGCGTGGGAAGCATCCCGAACCGCATGGTGACCAGATGATCCGGACGGAAGCCGGGTCGATCCGGTCGAGGTTGAGCAGAGTCCGCACCATCAGCCCCGCGCCGACCGTCAGCACAAAGGCCAGCGCCACCTGTGCCGAGGCCACCGCACGCCTCGCGCGTGACGAAGCCGAGCCGGCGGTGGTCCGACGGGTGCCTGAGCGCAGCAGCTCCGACGATCGCGCGCCCATTCCGCGACCTGCCGACACCACGGCCAGCGCTGCGCCGAGGGTGAGCGCGATCAATACCGTGAAGAGGGCGACCCCGGCGTCGAGCCGAATCTGATCGAGGCGCGATGTCGTCGGTGGCGCGATCGCGACGAGGAGTGCGTGCCCCCACTGGGCGAGCGCCA of Gemmatimonadota bacterium contains these proteins:
- a CDS encoding sigma-70 family RNA polymerase sigma factor produces the protein MTSTWMPMLQPPTEAQISAVYRETVVALYGFVSRRCGGERQLAEDITQEAWLRAVREWRRTGMPEVPLAWLTTVSRNLLLNHLRRRAPVDFDAVAPDVILAALERDATDDTREIATAVTDALARIPLAEAQLLEAFHFEHLRVARLAEVMGITERAVEGRLRRARERLRLELTHIVPSTEGGLP
- a CDS encoding amidase, with protein sequence MTISRREALLELSALFALPLLRWPEPGVDPLSGTIVEYQAGRARGAWTAAEVTQLALDRGNALNATLHAIDLFSTTALDEARASDARARRGALRGPLDGVPLFAKAIYDMQGLPTTGSSREWAQLFPTPVHRDALEVQRMRAAGAVVLGKTAADDFAYHGNGTSSLTGQVRNPYDPAGIKTPGGSSAGSAVSVACGIAFAALGTDDGGSNRIPAQFCGVVGMKPTFGLVPRTGVIPTWPYLDTHGPLARNVADAALLLDAIAGPDASDGLALTARYRRGALAALRDDALAGARLGLVDVHVPRAQMSAESLAVFDRAVADLVAGGAVVEACAPAVTRVNVRSLFAEAAKARGDVAINHNSPAATANALFRYFGRHGGQPRDDVARGLAAFRAFYDVLPKEWEEMSKLIVQPYEHDPASVSFARSRATVVAQLAETFRTQHLDAMIYPTMPFPAPRAVDPWPDIRTTLGYGNWLGLPEVSVPTGLGVDGMPAGNLSFVGLPGSDAQLLALAHSYQQRSKRFVAPPVPG
- a CDS encoding DNA alkylation repair protein; translation: MTAKEILATLKKLGKPQTAAIYRRHGASANVFGTLTSEIGKLQKKIKVDHALAMELWQTGNCEARILALQIADPARVTAADAERFITEGPARFLGGYLSGLLARSPIALATMRSWMKSKDDAEREIGYQIFGALLKDDPDTISDADAAKVLATIEKEIHRSPNWSRRAMNGSLISIGVYRPALRKDVVAAARRIGVVEVDHGETGCKTPDALSYIEKAVARQR
- a CDS encoding amino acid racemase — translated: MGLVGGLGPESTIDYYRRILGLWQREAPDSAPAILIDSLDVQLGLRLVAGDRGELIAYLHASLTRLAAAGADFIAITANTPHIVFDDLVRLSPVPLVSIVEVCADAAELQGLRRLLLLGTRFTMAASFFPTVFARRGMTVIRPDEADQEWVHARYVGELLNGEFRESTRGEVEALVLRLRDAAGADGVILGGTELPLLLPGATIAGLPVLDTTALHVAAIVARLGGE
- a CDS encoding SRPBCC family protein translates to MTGSTAAETTQIYRIFIKATPQAIWDAITNPEFTQKWGYGLHEEYDLRPGGQYRGMASEGMKAMGMSGVIVDGEVISADPPHKLVVTWRMAINPEMASEGFTKLTYEIVAGREGVSRLSVIHDVSGRPGHGAMIAGDQQGPGAGGGWLWILSDLKSLLERGTAMAQ
- a CDS encoding DUF418 domain-containing protein, with protein sequence MSESIAGALPTRERIQALDVLRGLAVAGILLANVLVFFGIIFLSADQRAAFPTAAADAVVAFLEHTFVDGKFYSVFSLLFGIGFGVQLSRGGDAALPRFRRRLRILLGIGAIHAFLIWSGDILMLYALLGFTLPWFARRSQRTLLRWTVGLLTTPTVLYLVALGIWLALGLPVPSGPPAGPAAGLPADLLAKIAAMGTGGVKEAFVGNLINVLLRWGDLFVTVRFPKVLGMFVLGLWSVRAGIALAPANYRALLLRWCGIGWAVGLSANLVATWADARWGNLPPSPGGLISVVASAVGVPLLAIGYATSVALLVTAGVRFITIFAPLGRMALTNYLMHSVICVVLSRGFGYGLWWRIGTARAMEIAAAIIVVQLPLSAWWLSRYRFGPVEWIWRRLTYGRPI
- a CDS encoding DUF4199 domain-containing protein, translating into MRKIVLTFGLIAGAILSVMMFITFSFHDEIGYDKGAIIGYTTMVLAFLMIYFGVRSYRDNVAGGSISFGRAFKVGFLIMALASVCYVASWEVIYYKMAPDFMEKYAAYQVEQARAAGKSEAGIAAEMKKMAEFQESYRNPLVNVAYTLLEPLPVGLILTLVTAGVLSRKPKREIA
- a CDS encoding FtsX-like permease family protein, which codes for MLPTRYPTPEKQAEYLGRIEAQLGAVPGVTSVAFSSRLPLDPAYGMSVIQIVAHPQPPEQAPSVGARVVSTAYFATLGIPVIDGRSFAATDDPRAPQVVMINRAMARQFWPGERAVGQRIRFAGGDGVAVQVVGVVGDVSHDALVSAPIPELYLPYAQGPASGGALVVRTKADPGSLVPAIRSAVRGADAEQPLIDVRTMDEAVAASIAGQRFAMLILTAFSLLAVLLAALGLYAVLSHEVGEQRRELAIRAALGARARQLRSLIAQRGLRLIGLGLLIGIPGALVAVRMLASMLYGVAPLDPFTFGAATLGIVLTAVVATLLPVRRASQADPAQALRGE
- a CDS encoding helix-turn-helix domain-containing protein — encoded protein: MTSDDRVFKALADPSRRILLDRLFTRDGRTLTELEAELEMTRFGVMKHLRVLEDAGLVVTQRVGREKQHFLNPVPIRLIHDRWIDKFTERRVSALTELKRQLEE
- a CDS encoding helix-turn-helix transcriptional regulator; its protein translation is MRRHVLLYGLLGGVLIAGLKLIEYRWLVVEHSVEIYGGLVAAVFAALGIWLGLKLTRPRETVVVREVMVPAPVNFVRDVAKVDSLGLTPRELEILELIAAGMSNRDIAERAHVSENTVKTHSSRVFAKLGARRRTQAVQLGKALRLIP
- a CDS encoding VOC family protein; translated protein: MGVEMPAVPVGSGKHPVLLVVISANELAASTAFYSRLFGWQAQPLSAELTAIVPPGGPTIALRGNIPAGFPGLVPYIGVVDVKAGLAAAVAAGGSIEREPWSVPMVGMLARYRDPSGTIYGVTDTMTPGAVPRIPMPFGPNPKPVIGSICSLEMFGADQAVTAKFFGDLYGWGSAVTMPQFLAFDPGAGIGGVFQSHTPSLPAVAYIYVQDVRATLDAIDGAGGKRSADAMAVPGMACFGYFTDPSGTHMGLIGE
- a CDS encoding type IV pilus twitching motility protein PilT; this translates as MAWLDSLFQKMVDAGASDLHLSSTLRPMFRVDGGILPVEGGEPTTPERMLEILAEIAPERNRQQFEEEWDTDFAYAVPGLARFRANYFVDQNGPAAVFRVIPTEVLTATQLGLPKVVTDLCRLPKGMILVTGPTGSGKSTTLAAMIDYVNTVRADHIITIEDPIEFVHSQKGCLINQREVHRHTGSFKRALRAALREDPDVVLVGEMRDLETIEIALETAETGHMVFATLHTSTAISTIDRIIDQFPADRQGQIRMMLASSLKGVIAMTLCKRKLKGRVAALEILMVNNAVANLIREGKTHQIMSAMQTGGQLGMKLLNDALFELVQSGDVEPMEAYLKSVNKIELVKKFEQGRIRFDEARSLAELDDVTDRRMAPR